From a single Alloactinosynnema sp. L-07 genomic region:
- a CDS encoding DUF3592 domain-containing protein, whose translation MEKLRSSIGRTLVGLFLLGAVLLLVFMIRTVSDRATWQAVDGTVTERTASGRSISVVVSFPGPNGTEVAKVSETGSAHKVGERVAVRYEVADGRITDVALDDARQAHVVVIVLASLATLSGLFINLLAWRRR comes from the coding sequence GTGGAGAAGCTGAGGTCCAGTATCGGCCGCACGCTGGTCGGCTTGTTCCTGCTGGGCGCCGTGCTCCTCCTGGTTTTCATGATCCGGACGGTCAGCGACCGCGCGACCTGGCAAGCGGTCGACGGCACGGTGACCGAGCGCACCGCCAGCGGGCGCAGCATCTCGGTGGTCGTGTCCTTCCCCGGCCCGAACGGCACCGAGGTCGCGAAGGTCTCGGAGACCGGCTCCGCCCACAAGGTCGGTGAGCGCGTGGCCGTGCGCTACGAGGTCGCCGACGGCCGCATCACCGACGTCGCACTCGACGACGCGCGCCAGGCCCATGTGGTCGTGATCGTTCTCGCGAGCCTGGCCACCCTGAGCGGCTTGTTCATCAACCTCCTCGCCTGGCGCCGCCGCTGA
- a CDS encoding ATP/GTP-binding protein: MASDGLYETFPIQMKILVAGGFGVGKTTFVGSVSEIKPLTTEETLTAASVDTDSLYGVENKTTTTVAMDFGRISLTEKNLVLYLFGTPGQDRFWFMWDELSRGALGAVVLADTRRLQDCFGAIEFFERRDIKFIVALNEFDGGYRYADEEVRQALALKPHVPLVRCDARDNRSAGEVLIALLESVLATSIVAGARP; this comes from the coding sequence ATGGCCTCCGACGGATTGTATGAGACGTTCCCGATCCAGATGAAAATCCTTGTCGCGGGCGGTTTCGGGGTTGGGAAGACCACGTTCGTCGGATCGGTGAGCGAGATCAAGCCGCTGACCACAGAGGAAACGCTGACCGCGGCCAGCGTCGACACCGACAGCCTCTACGGCGTCGAGAACAAGACGACCACGACCGTCGCCATGGATTTCGGCCGTATCTCGCTGACCGAGAAGAACCTGGTGCTCTACCTGTTCGGCACGCCGGGGCAGGATCGCTTCTGGTTCATGTGGGACGAGCTGTCCCGTGGCGCGCTCGGCGCGGTGGTCCTCGCCGACACCCGGCGCCTGCAGGACTGCTTCGGCGCCATCGAGTTCTTCGAGCGGCGCGACATCAAATTCATCGTCGCGCTCAACGAGTTCGACGGCGGTTACCGGTACGCCGACGAAGAGGTGCGGCAGGCGCTCGCGCTCAAGCCGCATGTTCCGCTCGTGCGTTGCGACGCCCGCGACAACCGCTCGGCGGGCGAGGTTCTGATCGCCCTGCTCGAATCCGTCCTCGCGACGTCCATTGTCGCCGGGGCCCGACCATAG
- a CDS encoding sensor histidine kinase KdpD — protein sequence MTPTRRLRTRLLRTGLSLMGAVALGGGAGILALAMDPSLGLVVSVSVVAGCVIAVLIALLSALSAVRRLPVVVHQPLDQGYQQQRPVFVAPPSEQVFETVAHRPQPAPLWPVTDESATSPGDDPGQRREVFVKLARRLQSLINRSIQRIDQLEQENEDPVLLDGLYEIDHLFTLARRQGENLAVLGGEPPQRRSNRPVSVYAVLLAAVSEAEHYRQIAIVPVDDVEIHGHAVAEVIHLLAELLENATRFTSPDGPKVEVRAHKVTAGLAIEVQDRGLGMSYEDLERINQLLEGNTRIDVSELLHDGRIGLAVVRELARRHGIKVRLQSNIFGGIAAAVVVPPHLLSEPKENRRPTPSPRERVPEAPTEPTTPPRPMPVLMASPAPAPTPLAQRPPAGRRHRTEPREPEHRSPARPHAIAETELPELPVRAPGRSYSELRAGANTDQDEVIPYEQPGGRPPPLPQRQGTHLREELLEPPMPAAPVPGHNTKLMATVQQGREHWISEQHRDSTSDQPDTGPTRGEATPWPTT from the coding sequence TTGACTCCCACCCGACGCCTGCGGACCCGGCTGTTGCGAACCGGATTGTCGCTGATGGGGGCGGTGGCGCTGGGGGGCGGGGCCGGGATCCTGGCGCTCGCCATGGACCCGTCCTTGGGGCTGGTGGTCTCCGTCAGCGTCGTGGCGGGCTGCGTGATCGCGGTCCTCATCGCGCTGCTGTCGGCCTTATCCGCGGTCCGACGCCTGCCGGTGGTCGTCCACCAGCCGCTCGATCAGGGCTATCAGCAGCAGCGGCCCGTGTTCGTGGCGCCGCCGAGTGAGCAGGTCTTCGAGACCGTCGCCCACCGGCCGCAGCCCGCGCCGCTGTGGCCCGTCACCGACGAGTCCGCCACCAGCCCGGGTGACGACCCAGGGCAGCGTCGCGAGGTGTTCGTCAAGCTGGCCCGACGCCTGCAGTCGCTGATCAACCGCTCCATCCAGCGCATCGACCAGCTGGAGCAGGAGAACGAGGACCCGGTCCTGCTCGACGGGCTCTACGAGATCGATCACCTGTTCACCCTCGCCCGCAGGCAGGGCGAGAACCTGGCGGTGCTGGGCGGCGAACCGCCGCAGCGCCGGTCGAACCGCCCGGTCAGCGTCTACGCCGTGCTGCTCGCCGCGGTGTCCGAGGCCGAGCACTACCGCCAGATCGCGATCGTGCCGGTCGACGACGTCGAGATCCACGGACACGCGGTCGCCGAGGTCATCCACCTGCTCGCCGAGCTGCTGGAGAACGCCACCCGCTTCACCTCGCCGGACGGACCCAAGGTCGAGGTGCGGGCCCACAAGGTCACCGCGGGCCTGGCCATCGAGGTGCAGGACCGCGGCCTCGGCATGAGCTACGAGGACCTGGAGCGGATCAACCAGCTACTCGAGGGCAACACCCGCATCGACGTCAGCGAACTGCTCCACGACGGCCGCATCGGCCTCGCGGTGGTGCGTGAGCTCGCCCGGCGCCACGGTATCAAGGTTCGACTCCAGTCGAACATCTTCGGCGGCATCGCCGCGGCGGTCGTCGTCCCGCCCCATCTGCTCAGCGAGCCGAAGGAGAACCGCCGCCCGACGCCGTCGCCGCGCGAGCGGGTCCCGGAGGCACCCACGGAACCTACGACTCCGCCGCGGCCGATGCCCGTCCTCATGGCGAGCCCGGCCCCAGCGCCGACTCCCCTCGCGCAGCGCCCGCCCGCGGGTCGACGGCACCGGACGGAACCACGCGAGCCCGAGCACCGCTCCCCCGCCCGGCCGCACGCCATAGCGGAGACCGAGTTGCCGGAGCTTCCGGTGCGCGCCCCCGGCCGGTCCTACAGCGAGCTGCGGGCAGGCGCGAACACGGACCAGGACGAGGTGATCCCCTACGAGCAGCCCGGCGGCAGGCCGCCGCCGCTGCCGCAGCGGCAGGGCACCCACCTGCGCGAGGAACTGTTGGAACCGCCCATGCCCGCCGCGCCGGTGCCTGGACACAACACCAAGCTGATGGCCACCGTTCAACAGGGCCGCGAACACTGGATCAGCGAACAGCACCGTGACTCGACTTCGGACCAGCCCGACACAGGACCTACTCGAGGAGAAGCCACCCCATGGCCGACGACCTGA
- a CDS encoding DUF742 domain-containing protein: MDEDPEGDPDLFGVRPYAMTDGRTQPSTHLDLMSLVRATGGGMVAPDKLGVEHAQALRLCQSPTSVAEVAAHLRRPVTVAKVLLADLIELGVVIARFPPNQSYSDDPAVLRAVIDGLRRIV; encoded by the coding sequence ATGGACGAGGATCCCGAAGGGGATCCCGACCTGTTCGGCGTGCGTCCCTATGCGATGACCGACGGGCGGACCCAGCCGAGCACGCACCTGGACCTGATGTCGCTGGTCCGGGCGACGGGCGGCGGGATGGTCGCCCCCGACAAGCTGGGGGTCGAGCACGCGCAGGCGCTGCGGCTGTGCCAGTCGCCGACGTCGGTCGCCGAGGTCGCCGCCCACCTGCGGCGACCGGTCACCGTGGCTAAGGTCCTGCTGGCCGACCTGATCGAACTGGGCGTCGTGATCGCCCGATTTCCGCCCAACCAGTCCTATTCCGACGACCCAGCGGTGTTGCGGGCGGTGATCGATGGCCTCCGACGGATTGTATGA
- a CDS encoding roadblock/LC7 domain-containing protein, with amino-acid sequence MADDLNWLLRRLVEAVPSTRSSLLLSVDGIPKYWYGLDNDGADRLAALASSMRSLAGQVGTTFSSGGTDGVRQVIIELNEVILFVTAAGTGSVLAVLAAPDVDAGILSYEMQRLCTQVPAVLVTPARHRVGTSPSNGSR; translated from the coding sequence ATGGCCGACGACCTGAACTGGCTGCTTCGCCGCCTGGTCGAGGCAGTCCCCAGCACCCGCAGCTCCCTGTTGCTGTCGGTCGACGGGATCCCGAAATACTGGTACGGACTGGACAATGACGGCGCGGACCGCCTCGCGGCCCTGGCCAGCAGCATGCGCTCCCTGGCGGGCCAGGTGGGCACCACCTTCAGCAGCGGCGGCACCGACGGCGTCCGGCAGGTGATCATCGAGCTCAACGAGGTCATCCTGTTCGTCACCGCGGCGGGCACGGGCAGCGTGCTCGCGGTGCTGGCCGCACCGGACGTCGACGCGGGGATCCTGAGCTACGAGATGCAGCGGCTCTGCACCCAGGTTCCCGCCGTCCTGGTCACCCCCGCCCGCCACCGCGTCGGGACATCGCCGAGCAATGGAAGTCGATGA